A genomic segment from Leucoraja erinacea ecotype New England chromosome 39, Leri_hhj_1, whole genome shotgun sequence encodes:
- the LOC129714437 gene encoding shiftless antiviral inhibitor of ribosomal frameshifting protein homolog produces MAQRVLQQRIELERGVRRFREVFQGKVSLELAALLMKRYHSNFSLITKYLILMVTDDDTGLDADDRREIDNDPVVKAVIKKLQDEENEAKTKQVVTELTEKNLELFNLANEKLVPFEERQFSCNICDIYWWRRVPARKQVSRCRRCKNKYDPVPYDRMWGYAEFHCQECGHVFGGFGQMGLPAPCYICSSHVTPLRILPPKKSLGPHSPRPHSCYAEDCYNRREPHIPGTHCVHPRSRQKRGLPKVLYPSPGHVSTGSTVATCLSQGSLMECPVDEIIAEDILEEDEEATEDEMPAADLLDQSTEDEEDSTEKSDSVNNDDANERPRDRLSE; encoded by the exons ATGGCCCAAAGAGTCCTGCAGCAGAGAATCGAG CTGGAGAGAGGTGTCAGGAGATTTCGGGAGGTGTTCCAGGGCAAGGTCTCGCTGGAGCTGGCTGCCCTGCTGATGAAACGATATCACAGCAACTTCTCACTCATTACCAAGTACCTTATCCTGATGGTCACAGATGATGACACAG GGTTGGACGCTGATGATAGAAGAGAGATTGATAATGATCCAGTAGTCAAG GCAGTTATTAAGAAGCTCCAAGATGAAGAAAACGAGGCAAAGACCAAG CAAGTGGTGACAGAATTGACGGAGAAGAATCTGGAGTTGTTCAACCTGGCCAATGAAAAGTTAGTCCCATTCGAGGAGAGGCAGTTCTCCTGTAATATATGTGACATATACTGGTGGCGAAGGGTGCCGGCAAGGAAACAG GTGTCCAGGTGTCGAAGGTGCAAGAACAAGTATGATCCAGTGCCGTACGACAGGATGTGGGGCTACGCTGAGTTCCACTGCCAGGAGTGTGGCCATGTCTTTGG GGGGTTTGGCCAGATGGGTCTGCCTGCGCCGTGCTACATCTGCTCCAGCCACGTCACCCCCCTGCGGATCCTTCCGCCAAAGAAGAGCCTGGGCCCTCACAGCCCCAGGCCCCACAGCTGTTACGCCGAGGATTGCTACAACCGCCGAG AGCCGCACATCCCAGGCACCCACTGTGTCCACCCTCGTAGCCGACAGAAGAGGGGTCTGCCGAAGGTTCTGTATCCCAGCCCGGGACATGTGAGCACTGGATCCACAGTGGCCACTTGCCTGAGTCAGGGCAGCCTGATGGAGTGCCCCGTGGACGAGATCATCGCCGAGGACATTctggaggaggatgaggaggccACGGAGGACGAGATGCCCGCGGCGGACCTCCTCGACCAGTCGACCGAAGACGAGGAAGACTCGACGGAGAAGTCGGACAGCGTTAACAACGATGACGCCAACGAGAGGCCCCGTGACAGATTGTCCGAATGA